In Proteus vulgaris, one DNA window encodes the following:
- a CDS encoding antirestriction protein, with the protein MNNTVESAITMELVPYEQRLDFWFNHFGAVKGWATFEVVIFTTMGQFCDEYHGGYWEYGVLSNGGAFIYPDINIDTLTLFNMHNGNEATVSQEAAGIVVCLILYSIWSFQTESEVMCDRFYQLRDYALQHSESAAIFHLID; encoded by the coding sequence ATGAATAACACAGTTGAATCCGCTATCACAATGGAATTAGTCCCTTATGAACAACGCCTTGATTTTTGGTTCAACCATTTTGGTGCAGTAAAAGGCTGGGCTACCTTTGAAGTGGTGATCTTCACCACGATGGGCCAATTCTGTGATGAGTATCATGGCGGTTACTGGGAGTATGGCGTACTCAGCAATGGCGGTGCCTTTATCTACCCCGATATCAACATAGACACTTTAACTCTATTTAACATGCACAACGGCAATGAAGCCACTGTGAGTCAAGAGGCTGCAGGCATTGTCGTATGCCTTATCTTGTACAGCATCTGGTCATTCCAAACGGAAAGCGAAGTGATGTGCGACCGCTTTTATCAGCTGCGTGACTATGCGCTACAACATTCCGAATCTGCTGCCATTTTCCACTTAATTGATTAA
- a CDS encoding SLATT domain-containing protein — protein sequence MEIINTDTFLLSEVENSIVTLKSKVDCLKRKTKIINILTLLLGASITVTLGLTISGYQEYQRNLALCFGAILTAVNGWNVIFDYKKLWIRQKSTLLHLYQLKNDICFSQSVGQMSHDKQLELFERYQNIWEDNGSEWRNINRTSSRNSISLKNSDD from the coding sequence GTGGAAATCATTAATACTGATACATTCCTTTTGAGCGAAGTTGAAAATAGTATTGTCACACTCAAATCAAAGGTTGATTGCCTTAAGAGGAAAACAAAAATTATCAATATATTAACTCTTCTCCTCGGTGCTTCGATTACTGTTACTTTGGGACTTACTATTAGTGGCTACCAAGAATATCAAAGAAATTTGGCCCTCTGTTTTGGCGCTATACTTACTGCTGTAAACGGTTGGAATGTGATATTTGATTATAAAAAATTATGGATAAGACAAAAGTCGACTCTATTACACTTATATCAATTAAAAAATGATATTTGTTTCTCTCAATCTGTAGGACAAATGTCACATGATAAACAATTAGAATTATTTGAACGATACCAAAATATTTGGGAAGACAATGGTAGTGAATGGCGTAATATAAATCGTACATCATCCCGTAATTCCATCTCATTAAAGAATTCAGATGATTAG
- a CDS encoding type I restriction endonuclease subunit R: MSHIFTEAKLEQAIIELLGQHANNAGQTCYPHYLGITIPRKNNSEVLIVDDLRQYLAKQYQADGITDGEITRIVQQLQSLPASDLYQSNKTFCHWLSNGFLLKREDRNQKDLYIELIDTQTLPDQLAKLFAGEDVLSVADNNRYRLVNQFEIEGQARDGGVQLRIPDAILYVNGLPLVVFEFKSAVRGEDATLFDAWTQLCVRYRRDIPKLFVYNTLCILSDGVNNKMGNLFAPYEFYYAWRKINGNESTEKQGINGLYTLIEGLFHPTRLLDVLKNFVFFPDTSKHEVKVCCRYPQYYAARKLYYNIEKERKQITAGGENIGGSGKGGTYFGATGCGKSYTMQFLARLLMKSVDFASPTIILITDRTDLDEQLAKQFCNAKTFIGDEIIVPVTSRQDLRDKLAGRASGGVFLTTIHKFTEDIQLLSERSNIICISDEAHRSQINLDQKISINQEDGTVKKTYGFAKYLHDSLPNATYVGFTGTPIDATLDVFGETIDSYTMTESVNDEITVRIVYEGRAAKIALDNSKLEEIERYYQECEAQGTSEYQIEESKKATANMNSILGDPDRIDALAKDFAQHYEKRVAEGSTIKGKAMVVCASREIAYAFYQSLKLQRPEWFEEKQAIDGATLTEQEKSELMRLPMVNMVMTRGKDDHEAMYNLLGTKDYRRELDKQFKNPKSNFKIAIVVDMWLTGFDVPELDTIYIDKPLQKHNLIQTISRVNRRFEGKEKGLVVDYIGIKSRMNMALAMYSKADKSNFEDVQQSIIEVRNHLNLLSQVFHQFDSRDYFSGSPTLQLDCLNRAAEFVLQTKKIELRFMGLVKRLKAAYDVCVGSEDITQDEREHIHFYLAVRSIVYKLTKGDAPDTAQMNQKVREMIAEALKAEGVEEIFTLGDDKVETIDIFDDEYMARINKIKLPNTKMQLLQKMLQKAISDFQKVNQLQGINFSKRFQALVEQYNQRKENDVLNGEEFDDFTAQMADMIYDIKAEMMSFEDIGIDMEEKAFLDILQHMCQKYDFTYDDDKMLALAKDMKLIVDDSTQYPDWSNRDDIKAKLKVDLILLLHRYGFPPVANDEVYKSVLEQAENFKKYQLV; the protein is encoded by the coding sequence ATGAGCCATATCTTCACGGAAGCCAAACTAGAGCAGGCGATAATTGAACTGCTAGGACAACATGCAAACAATGCCGGACAAACCTGCTATCCGCATTATCTTGGCATTACTATCCCGCGCAAAAACAACAGTGAAGTATTGATAGTGGATGATTTGCGCCAGTATCTTGCTAAACAGTATCAAGCAGATGGCATCACCGACGGTGAGATCACCAGGATTGTACAGCAGTTGCAATCTCTCCCTGCTAGTGATCTCTACCAAAGCAACAAAACCTTCTGCCATTGGCTCAGTAACGGCTTTTTACTCAAGCGTGAAGATCGCAACCAAAAAGACCTATATATCGAACTTATCGATACTCAAACCTTGCCCGACCAATTAGCAAAATTATTTGCAGGGGAAGACGTGCTATCCGTGGCAGATAATAACCGCTACCGATTAGTTAACCAGTTTGAAATAGAAGGCCAAGCGCGAGACGGTGGGGTGCAACTACGTATCCCTGATGCAATTTTATACGTCAATGGGTTACCGCTGGTGGTGTTTGAATTTAAATCGGCGGTGCGTGGTGAAGATGCAACCTTGTTTGATGCATGGACTCAGCTTTGTGTCCGTTATCGTCGAGATATTCCAAAGTTATTTGTCTATAACACCCTGTGTATTCTCAGCGATGGCGTGAATAACAAAATGGGTAACCTGTTTGCCCCTTATGAATTTTACTATGCATGGCGTAAAATTAACGGTAACGAATCAACGGAAAAACAGGGCATCAATGGTTTGTATACCTTGATTGAAGGATTATTCCATCCAACGCGTTTACTGGATGTGTTGAAAAACTTTGTTTTCTTCCCCGATACCAGTAAGCATGAAGTCAAAGTGTGCTGTCGTTATCCGCAGTATTATGCGGCTCGTAAGTTGTATTACAACATCGAGAAAGAGCGGAAACAGATTACTGCGGGTGGTGAAAATATTGGCGGTAGTGGTAAAGGGGGCACCTACTTTGGTGCGACAGGTTGTGGTAAAAGCTACACCATGCAGTTTTTAGCGCGTCTATTGATGAAAAGCGTCGATTTTGCCAGCCCGACTATTATTTTAATCACTGACCGCACCGACCTTGATGAACAACTCGCTAAACAGTTTTGCAATGCGAAAACGTTTATTGGTGATGAAATTATTGTGCCAGTCACCAGTCGTCAAGATTTACGCGATAAACTCGCAGGGCGTGCCAGTGGCGGGGTGTTCCTCACCACCATTCATAAATTTACGGAAGATATTCAACTGCTTTCTGAGCGCAGTAATATTATCTGTATCTCAGATGAAGCTCACCGTAGCCAAATCAATCTCGACCAAAAAATCAGTATCAACCAAGAGGACGGTACGGTTAAAAAGACCTACGGCTTTGCCAAATACCTGCATGATTCACTGCCTAATGCCACTTATGTCGGCTTTACGGGGACGCCTATCGACGCCACTTTAGATGTCTTTGGTGAAACCATCGACAGCTACACCATGACCGAATCGGTGAATGATGAAATCACTGTGCGCATTGTGTACGAGGGCCGAGCGGCTAAAATCGCCCTTGATAATAGCAAATTAGAAGAAATCGAACGTTATTATCAAGAGTGTGAAGCCCAAGGCACCAGTGAGTATCAGATAGAAGAAAGCAAAAAAGCCACCGCGAACATGAATTCCATTTTGGGTGATCCTGACCGTATTGATGCGTTAGCGAAGGACTTTGCCCAACATTATGAAAAGCGGGTGGCAGAAGGCTCGACGATTAAAGGCAAAGCGATGGTGGTTTGCGCCAGCCGTGAAATTGCCTATGCGTTTTATCAGAGCCTGAAATTACAACGGCCTGAGTGGTTTGAGGAAAAACAGGCAATCGACGGTGCGACACTCACTGAGCAAGAGAAAAGCGAATTGATGCGTTTGCCGATGGTCAACATGGTGATGACCCGTGGGAAAGATGACCATGAAGCGATGTACAACTTACTGGGAACGAAAGACTATCGCAGAGAGTTAGATAAACAGTTTAAGAACCCGAAATCCAACTTCAAAATCGCCATCGTGGTAGACATGTGGCTGACGGGTTTTGATGTGCCTGAACTGGATACCATCTATATCGACAAGCCGCTGCAAAAGCATAACCTTATTCAAACCATTTCCCGAGTGAATCGTCGTTTTGAAGGGAAAGAAAAGGGATTGGTTGTTGATTATATCGGTATTAAGAGCCGGATGAATATGGCGCTTGCCATGTATTCGAAGGCGGATAAATCTAATTTCGAAGATGTACAGCAATCCATCATTGAGGTACGTAATCACCTTAATTTGCTTTCTCAAGTATTTCATCAATTCGATAGCCGTGATTACTTTTCAGGTTCGCCAACATTACAATTAGACTGCCTTAATCGAGCGGCTGAGTTTGTCCTGCAAACCAAGAAAATTGAACTGCGTTTTATGGGCTTAGTGAAGCGGTTGAAAGCGGCTTATGATGTGTGTGTGGGCAGCGAAGATATCACCCAAGATGAACGTGAGCACATTCATTTTTATCTCGCAGTGCGTTCTATCGTTTATAAGTTAACCAAAGGCGATGCCCCTGATACGGCGCAGATGAATCAAAAAGTGCGCGAAATGATAGCCGAAGCCCTCAAAGCCGAAGGGGTGGAGGAAATTTTCACCTTAGGGGACGATAAAGTCGAAACCATCGATATTTTTGATGATGAATACATGGCGCGTATCAATAAAATCAAGTTGCCGAATACTAAAATGCAACTGCTGCAAAAGATGCTGCAAAAAGCCATTAGTGATTTCCAAAAGGTCAACCAACTCCAAGGGATAAATTTCTCCAAGCGTTTCCAAGCCTTAGTCGAGCAGTATAACCAACGCAAAGAGAATGATGTGCTTAATGGTGAAGAGTTCGACGATTTCACGGCACAAATGGCGGATATGATTTATGACATCAAGGCGGAAATGATGTCATTTGAGGATATCGGTATCGATATGGAAGAGAAAGCCTTTCTCGATATTTTGCAACATATGTGTCAGAAATACGATTTCACCTACGATGACGACAAAATGCTGGCGCTGGCTAAGGACATGAAGCTAATTGTGGATGATAGTACTCAATACCCTGACTGGAGCAATCGCGATGATATTAAGGCCAAATTAAAAGTTGACCTTATTCTGTTATTACACCGTTATGGTTTTCCGCCAGTGGCGAATGACGAAGTATACAAAAGCGTACTAGAGCAAGCCGAGAACTTTAAGAAATATCAGTTGGTGTGA
- a CDS encoding type I restriction-modification system subunit M: protein MAKSPAKKPTKGFEETLWDTANQLRGSVESSEYKHVVLSLVFLKFISDKFEAKRSELIKNGQEAFVDMDVFYQQDNVFFLPQQSRWSYVQERAKQDDIAVVIDTALSAIEKSNASLTGALPDNYFSRQGLEPKRLASLIDSIENIDTLATECGLGEEDLVGRVYEYFLGRFAASEGKGGGEFYTPKSVVTLLAEMLEPYQGKVYDPCCGSGGMFVQSLKFVESHQGKSKDIAIYGQELTSTTYKLAKMNLAVRGLTGNLGERPADTFFADQHPDLKADFIMANPPFNLKDWRNEAELTNDPRFAGFRTPPTGNANYAWILHMLSKLSEDGVAGFVLANGSMSSNTSGEGEIRQKLIEDDRIECMIALPGQLFFTTQIPVCLWFISKSKQASAKYGYRDRQGETLFIDARNLGTMISRTQKELTAEDIATIADTFHAWRSSESELKCRVAAKEIGIKQYQDRAGFCKVASLDDIKANDFVLTPGRYVGAVEVEDDGVAFETKMQALTQTLYRQMDEAAELDKAIRKNMEALGYGE, encoded by the coding sequence ATGGCTAAATCACCCGCGAAAAAACCGACGAAAGGCTTTGAAGAAACCCTGTGGGATACCGCTAATCAACTGCGTGGTAGCGTTGAATCGTCCGAATATAAACATGTGGTGCTTAGTTTGGTGTTCCTGAAATTTATCAGTGATAAATTCGAAGCCAAACGTAGCGAATTAATCAAAAATGGTCAGGAAGCTTTTGTTGATATGGATGTTTTCTATCAACAAGATAACGTTTTCTTTTTGCCGCAACAGTCTCGTTGGTCTTATGTTCAAGAGCGTGCGAAGCAAGACGATATAGCAGTCGTTATTGACACAGCGTTATCCGCCATCGAAAAAAGCAACGCATCACTGACGGGCGCATTGCCCGATAACTATTTTTCTCGTCAAGGACTGGAGCCGAAAAGGCTCGCCTCACTTATCGACAGTATTGAAAACATCGATACTCTTGCCACCGAATGTGGGCTAGGGGAAGAGGACCTGGTTGGTCGCGTTTACGAGTATTTCTTAGGGCGCTTTGCGGCTAGCGAAGGTAAGGGCGGCGGCGAGTTCTATACCCCGAAATCGGTCGTGACACTGCTTGCTGAAATGCTCGAACCCTATCAAGGCAAAGTGTATGACCCTTGCTGTGGCTCGGGCGGGATGTTTGTGCAATCGTTGAAATTTGTCGAAAGCCACCAAGGGAAAAGCAAAGATATTGCGATTTACGGGCAGGAGCTCACCAGCACCACCTATAAACTGGCAAAAATGAACTTGGCGGTGAGAGGGCTAACGGGCAACTTAGGGGAACGCCCAGCGGATACCTTTTTTGCCGACCAACACCCTGATCTGAAAGCCGACTTCATTATGGCGAATCCGCCGTTTAACTTAAAAGATTGGCGTAATGAAGCCGAGCTCACCAATGACCCGCGTTTTGCTGGTTTCCGCACCCCACCGACGGGCAACGCCAACTATGCGTGGATCTTGCATATGTTGTCTAAGCTCAGTGAGGACGGTGTTGCGGGGTTTGTGTTAGCCAATGGTTCGATGAGTTCGAATACCAGCGGTGAGGGCGAAATACGCCAAAAGCTGATTGAAGATGACCGTATTGAGTGCATGATTGCTTTACCCGGCCAGCTCTTCTTTACCACGCAAATTCCTGTTTGCCTGTGGTTTATCAGTAAAAGCAAACAAGCCAGCGCCAAATATGGCTATCGTGACCGCCAAGGGGAAACCTTGTTTATCGATGCCCGTAACCTCGGCACCATGATCAGTCGTACTCAAAAAGAGCTCACCGCGGAAGATATCGCTACTATCGCCGATACGTTCCACGCATGGCGCAGTAGCGAAAGTGAACTGAAATGCCGTGTTGCCGCCAAAGAAATCGGAATTAAGCAGTATCAAGATAGGGCCGGTTTTTGCAAGGTAGCCTCTCTTGATGATATTAAGGCCAATGATTTTGTATTAACGCCGGGGCGTTATGTAGGCGCTGTGGAGGTTGAAGATGACGGCGTGGCGTTTGAAACGAAAATGCAGGCACTGACCCAAACCCTTTATCGCCAGATGGATGAAGCCGCTGAGTTAGATAAGGCTATCCGTAAGAATATGGAGGCGCTGGGTTATGGGGAGTGA
- a CDS encoding GTPase family protein, with the protein MHQNSHFKPLLSALPHSFQTSFFNQLNHLINYSPTIGLMGKTGAGKSSLINALFQSTLSPVSDVSGCTRQAQRFSMTMNNHTLTFVDLPGVGESIERDKEYHQLYRNLLPELDLIIWVLKADDRAWSSDEQCYHFLTEQCGYLPSRFLFVLNQADKIEPCRQWDELCQLPSSEQAANLVLKQQAVITAFKPHHPVMTVSAAEGFQLTELTEQLIHALPAEASSGVARQLNSTYRTQSVENSARNDFGQCVSDIVDTIIDIIPLPTLIKHTISTVKNSIVSVAKSLWSFFF; encoded by the coding sequence ATGCATCAAAACTCTCACTTCAAACCGCTCCTATCAGCACTACCTCATTCATTCCAAACCTCTTTTTTCAATCAACTCAATCACCTAATCAACTACTCTCCCACCATCGGTCTGATGGGTAAAACTGGAGCCGGCAAATCCAGTCTTATTAACGCACTATTCCAATCGACCCTATCGCCTGTAAGTGATGTATCCGGCTGCACTCGGCAAGCCCAACGCTTCAGTATGACGATGAACAACCATACGCTCACCTTTGTTGATTTACCCGGCGTGGGGGAAAGTATCGAACGAGATAAAGAGTACCACCAGCTCTATCGTAACTTATTACCAGAACTGGATTTAATCATCTGGGTACTCAAGGCCGATGATAGAGCATGGTCTTCTGATGAACAGTGTTATCACTTTCTCACTGAGCAATGTGGTTATCTACCAAGTCGTTTTCTATTTGTACTGAACCAAGCTGACAAAATAGAGCCCTGTCGCCAGTGGGATGAACTGTGCCAGCTGCCATCCTCTGAGCAAGCAGCTAATTTAGTTTTGAAGCAACAAGCCGTGATAACCGCATTTAAGCCGCATCATCCTGTGATGACCGTTTCTGCGGCAGAAGGTTTTCAGCTCACTGAATTAACAGAGCAATTAATTCATGCATTACCAGCAGAGGCCAGTAGCGGTGTCGCTAGGCAACTGAACAGCACTTACCGGACGCAATCTGTGGAAAATTCCGCACGTAACGATTTTGGGCAATGTGTCAGTGATATCGTCGATACCATAATCGATATTATTCCATTACCCACATTGATAAAACATACGATCAGCACTGTCAAAAACAGCATCGTATCCGTCGCTAAATCCCTGTGGAGTTTTTTCTTTTAA
- a CDS encoding nucleoid-associated protein, translating into MHLTHLEIDKICIHQIFKRNPDGSKKAPEKSSVLVKFNTVAMETFKQRVIGALGSQSKAVDMKIIEQDKDKTPSLFTSLRTVTDVTFIDTTYVLADKLADAQKRKGLSGGIVVVFLGSFGSTEVDKKKKIVGVIKADIYSAYQKVEDENTHEISLKYVKEALLTPSSKLFKTAAFAEKHPKSGNSTTPDLNDSWAVAVSDYQISQVDGKIAAQYFYETFLGCGYPESSARNTQKFFQSVKTFINNLEVSNEEKYELNNALVCYLKLDKSGVISPDKFARTYFDSDTADDFIAHLGDSGVPTTSFTKDTQHVNSKLKMQKVSFGQNIRLLAPAEILKDKVIMEPIVFDENGIPVNWTKLVIKEKLALPQ; encoded by the coding sequence ATGCATTTAACTCACTTAGAAATAGATAAAATTTGTATCCATCAGATTTTTAAAAGAAACCCAGACGGTTCTAAGAAGGCCCCTGAAAAAAGTTCAGTTCTTGTTAAATTCAATACGGTAGCTATGGAGACTTTCAAACAAAGAGTAATCGGTGCTCTTGGCTCTCAATCAAAAGCCGTAGATATGAAGATCATTGAACAAGATAAAGACAAAACACCAAGTTTATTCACATCTCTAAGAACAGTTACAGATGTAACATTTATTGACACAACATACGTATTAGCAGATAAACTTGCTGATGCTCAAAAACGTAAAGGTTTATCGGGTGGTATAGTAGTTGTGTTCTTGGGTTCTTTTGGCTCAACAGAAGTAGATAAAAAAAAGAAAATAGTTGGCGTTATAAAGGCAGATATTTACAGTGCTTATCAAAAAGTTGAAGATGAGAACACTCATGAAATATCTCTTAAATATGTAAAAGAGGCTTTATTAACACCGTCTTCCAAGCTATTTAAAACCGCAGCATTTGCAGAAAAACATCCTAAATCAGGCAATTCAACAACTCCTGACTTAAATGATAGCTGGGCAGTAGCGGTATCCGACTATCAAATTAGCCAAGTAGATGGAAAAATAGCAGCTCAGTATTTCTATGAAACATTCTTAGGCTGTGGCTATCCAGAGTCCAGTGCAAGAAATACCCAGAAATTCTTCCAATCTGTTAAAACCTTTATCAATAATCTAGAAGTATCGAACGAAGAAAAATACGAGTTAAATAACGCGCTAGTCTGTTATTTAAAATTAGATAAATCCGGAGTTATATCACCAGACAAATTTGCCCGAACTTATTTCGATTCTGACACTGCTGATGACTTCATCGCTCACTTAGGCGATTCGGGGGTCCCTACTACATCCTTTACAAAAGATACACAGCATGTTAACAGCAAACTCAAAATGCAAAAAGTGTCATTTGGACAAAATATACGCTTATTAGCACCTGCTGAAATACTAAAGGACAAAGTAATTATGGAGCCGATTGTATTTGATGAAAACGGTATTCCCGTAAACTGGACTAAACTAGTTATAAAAGAAAAATTGGCCTTACCACAGTGA
- a CDS encoding IrmA family protein produces MNKIKSLFAIGLLVVSAFSSAEEQQRYASITHTSSNFINQGYCGYSFTLDNGGNHMVLDHAEFGALELTLRMKDGQGKVLGDTVLEVEPFGDSSATRATFTGLEIPCEDVAEFEVVKAVEDQNGRKVELPLSIFEANNTELAKVSVAGKK; encoded by the coding sequence ATGAATAAGATAAAAAGCCTATTTGCGATAGGACTATTGGTAGTGAGTGCATTTAGCTCAGCTGAAGAGCAACAGCGTTATGCAAGCATCACACATACGAGCTCAAATTTTATTAACCAAGGTTACTGTGGTTATTCATTTACCCTCGACAATGGCGGTAACCATATGGTTCTAGACCATGCGGAGTTTGGTGCGCTTGAACTCACGCTGCGAATGAAAGATGGGCAAGGAAAAGTATTAGGGGATACGGTACTGGAAGTGGAACCTTTTGGCGATTCTAGCGCCACTCGTGCCACGTTTACAGGATTGGAAATTCCTTGTGAGGATGTTGCTGAGTTTGAAGTGGTTAAAGCGGTGGAAGATCAGAATGGTCGTAAAGTTGAATTACCGTTATCCATCTTTGAAGCTAATAATACAGAATTGGCAAAGGTTTCGGTGGCAGGGAAAAAATAA
- a CDS encoding restriction endonuclease subunit S, with protein sequence MGSEWTQAKLGDYIESSLGKMLDQNKNTGEYHCYLGNSNVRWGTFELDNLSKMKFEAHEHTRYGIKKGDLIICEGGEPGRCAIWEDDIPNMKIQKALHRVRTLPGLDSEYLYYWLLFSTRTGCIEPFFTGTTIKHLTGKALKEIPIRIPPIEYQQYGAKLLRGLDKKITHNHKINQTLEKMAQTLFKSWFVDFDPVIDNALDTGFFEQDLAFSEELLRRVEVRKAVRESDNFKPLAEDIRQLFPNAFEECAEPALGLGGWVPSGWELGNLSDVTNILSGFAFKSNEFQNSGFGVIKIKNIGNDKSVDICDIQRIDISLAEKAKRFSLKDGDLLMAMTGATVGKFGFLVTENQEPYYLNQRVAKFEAIDESTAYLYCILNRKITESYIVNTAQGSAQPNISAKDILAMPLITAPQSIRELFNDKVNDSFQKIIQMRKQNIILEHLRDTLLPKLISGELSLSDIKIDIPEETLI encoded by the coding sequence ATGGGGAGTGAGTGGACACAAGCTAAACTGGGTGACTATATTGAGTCTTCACTCGGCAAAATGTTAGATCAAAATAAAAACACTGGTGAATACCACTGTTATTTAGGTAATAGCAATGTGCGGTGGGGAACATTTGAGCTTGATAACCTTTCGAAAATGAAATTCGAAGCCCATGAGCATACTCGCTATGGAATAAAAAAAGGTGACCTAATCATTTGTGAAGGTGGTGAGCCGGGAAGATGTGCAATTTGGGAAGATGATATACCCAATATGAAAATTCAAAAGGCATTGCATAGAGTTCGTACTCTACCTGGTTTGGATTCAGAATATTTATACTATTGGCTTCTGTTTTCGACTCGAACTGGCTGTATTGAACCTTTTTTTACTGGTACGACAATAAAGCACCTTACAGGGAAGGCATTAAAGGAAATACCTATCCGAATCCCTCCAATTGAATATCAACAATATGGTGCGAAATTATTAAGAGGGCTAGATAAAAAAATCACTCACAACCACAAAATAAATCAAACCTTAGAGAAAATGGCTCAGACCTTATTTAAATCATGGTTTGTTGATTTTGACCCTGTTATTGATAACGCATTAGATACCGGTTTTTTTGAACAAGACTTAGCCTTCTCTGAAGAGTTACTGCGCCGAGTTGAAGTGCGTAAAGCTGTACGAGAAAGTGATAATTTTAAACCGTTAGCAGAAGATATTCGTCAATTATTTCCTAATGCTTTTGAAGAATGTGCAGAGCCTGCATTGGGACTTGGGGGGTGGGTGCCAAGTGGATGGGAACTCGGTAATTTGAGTGATGTAACTAATATTTTGAGTGGTTTTGCTTTTAAGAGTAACGAGTTCCAAAATTCTGGGTTTGGTGTCATAAAAATTAAAAATATTGGTAATGATAAAAGTGTCGATATATGTGACATTCAACGAATTGATATTTCATTAGCTGAGAAAGCTAAACGTTTTAGCCTTAAAGATGGAGATTTATTAATGGCTATGACTGGTGCAACCGTTGGTAAATTTGGTTTTCTTGTTACTGAAAATCAAGAACCGTATTATTTAAACCAACGCGTTGCAAAGTTTGAGGCTATTGATGAAAGTACTGCTTATTTATATTGTATTCTAAATAGAAAGATTACCGAGTCTTATATTGTTAATACAGCGCAAGGAAGTGCCCAGCCGAATATAAGTGCAAAAGATATTCTTGCAATGCCATTAATTACTGCTCCACAATCTATAAGGGAACTATTCAATGACAAAGTAAATGATAGTTTTCAAAAAATCATTCAGATGAGAAAGCAAAATATTATTCTTGAGCATCTCCGAGACACACTGCTCCCAAAACTTATCTCTGGCGAGCTGTCTCTGAGTGATATAAAAATAGATATTCCAGAAGAAACACTCATCTAA
- a CDS encoding GTP pyrophosphokinase, whose product MNEAEFLEKWHIEKPFYQAWGNFVVSKINSSIELLGYDINNYVKITPFARIKDNNSLIDKAFYRPDKSYEQPYDDIEDKVGCRFVVLLIDQVEQIADIIRSDTSWIAEECRHFNDERNKSPLLFTYQSVHFVVRAKGNLEFDGIIIPESTPCEIQIRTLLQHAYAELTHDSIYKTNKIVKPEIHRTVAKSMALIETTDDFFKEVSTSLQGPIEQYEIVSILDSLYTEFLSSPPLKLQKSSYYVLDAFEDLFENKFQLRIRKIIENDAYDLVNVIKTKAQKNPFYKQSISIFTGWLIIERKNRVVRDWPLDSDLLEEFASALSVSLDL is encoded by the coding sequence GTGAATGAGGCTGAATTTCTTGAAAAATGGCATATAGAAAAACCCTTCTACCAAGCTTGGGGCAACTTTGTCGTATCTAAAATCAACTCATCTATTGAATTGCTAGGATATGATATTAACAATTATGTAAAGATAACACCTTTTGCTCGAATTAAAGACAATAACTCACTTATTGACAAAGCTTTTTATAGGCCGGACAAGTCATATGAACAGCCTTACGATGATATTGAGGATAAGGTGGGGTGTCGATTTGTAGTGTTACTTATTGATCAAGTTGAACAAATTGCCGATATCATTAGATCTGATACATCTTGGATTGCTGAGGAATGTAGGCATTTCAACGATGAACGTAACAAGAGTCCATTATTATTCACATATCAATCTGTACATTTTGTTGTTCGAGCAAAAGGAAACTTAGAGTTTGATGGTATAATCATACCAGAAAGTACACCATGTGAGATACAAATTCGAACCCTACTTCAGCATGCATACGCGGAACTAACGCATGATTCAATTTATAAAACTAACAAAATAGTTAAACCAGAAATCCATCGAACCGTCGCTAAAAGCATGGCATTGATTGAAACTACAGACGATTTTTTTAAAGAAGTAAGTACTAGCCTACAAGGACCTATTGAGCAGTATGAAATTGTATCAATACTTGATTCTTTATACACAGAGTTTCTATCTTCACCACCTTTAAAATTGCAAAAATCATCCTATTATGTTTTAGATGCATTTGAAGATCTTTTTGAAAATAAGTTTCAATTAAGAATACGAAAAATAATTGAAAATGATGCCTATGACTTGGTTAATGTGATAAAAACTAAAGCACAAAAAAATCCATTTTATAAGCAAAGTATCTCTATTTTTACTGGCTGGTTAATAATAGAGCGAAAAAATAGAGTTGTAAGAGACTGGCCTTTAGATTCAGATCTTTTAGAAGAATTTGCGTCAGCCCTTTCTGTCTCACTCGATCTATAG